A genome region from Manis javanica isolate MJ-LG chromosome 3, MJ_LKY, whole genome shotgun sequence includes the following:
- the APEH gene encoding acylamino-acid-releasing enzyme isoform X3 has translation MERQVLLSEPDEAAALYRGLSRQPALSAACLGPEVTTQYGGRYRTVHTEWTQRDLERMESIRFCRQYLVFHDGDSVVFSGPAGNSVETRGELLSRESPSGAMKAVLRKAGGTGPGEEKQFLEVWEKNRKLKSFNLSALEKHGPVYEDDCFGCLSWSHSETHLLYVAEKKRPKAESFFQTKALDIGGSDDEMARLRKPDQAIKGDQFVFYEDWGENMVSKSTPVLCVLDVESGNISVLEGVPESVSPGQAFWAPGDTGVVFVGWWHEPFRLGIRFCTNRRSALFYVDLTGGKCELLSDDSAAVSSPRLSPDQCRIVYLRYPSLVPHHQCSQLCLYDWYTKITSVVVDVVPRQLGENFSGIYCSLLPLGCWSADSRRVVFDSAQRSRQDLFAVDTQTGSVTALMAGGSCGSWKLLTIDRDLLVAQFSTPSLPPSLKVGFLPPAGKEQTVQWVSLEEAEPIPDISWGIRVLQPPPEQENSQYGGPHSSFVTAWMLFPALLCKMGFAVLLVNYRGSTGFGQDSILSLPGNVGHQDVKDVQFAVEQVLQEERFDAGRVALMGGSHGGFLSCHLIGQYPETYGACVARNPVINMASMMGSTDIPDWCVVEAGFPYSGDCLPDLSVWAEMLDKSPIKYAPQVKTPLLLMLGQEDRRVPFKQGLEYYRALKARNVPVRLLLYPQSTHTLSEVGVESDSFMNAALWLHTHLGS, from the exons ATGGAGCGGCAG GTGCTGCTGAGCGAGCCCGACGAGGCGGCGGCGCTGTACCGGGGCCTTAGCCGCCAGCCCGCGCTGAGCGCCGCCTGCCTGGGCCCGGAGGTCACCACGCAGTACGGGGGCCGCTACCGGACGGTGCACACGG AGTGGACCCAGAGGGACCTGGAGCGCATGGAGAGCATCCGATTCTGTCGCCAGTACCTGGTGTTCCATGACGGGGACTCAGTGGTGTTTTCAGGACCTGCGGGCAACAGTGTGGAGACCAGGGGAGA GCTGCTGAGCCGAGAATCTCCTTCAGGCGCCATGAAGGCTGTGCTGCGCAAGGCTGGGGGCACAGGCCCTGGGGAGGAGAAGCAGTTCCTGGAG GTCTGGGAGAAAAACCGGAAGCTCAAGAGCTTCAATCTGTCGGCGCTGGAGAAACATGGGCCCGTGTACGAGGATG ACTGCTTTGGCTGCCTGTCCTGGTCGCACTCAGAGACACACTTGCTGTATGTGGCTGAGAAGAAGCGCCCCAAGGCTGAGTCCTTCTTTCAGACCAAGGCCTTGGACATTGGTGGCAGTGATGACGAGATGGCCAGGCTGAGGAAGCCAGACCAGGCCATCAAG GGAGATCAGTTTGTATTTTATGAAGACTGGGGAGAAAACATGGTTTCCAAAAGCACCCCTGTGCTCTGCGTGCTAGATGTTGAGAGTGGCAACATCTCTGTGCTCGAGGGGGTCCCTGAGAGTGTGTCCCCTGGACAG GCATTCTGGGCCCCCGGAGACACAGGCGTGGTGTTTGTGGGCTGGTGGCATGAACCCTTCCGGCTGGGCATCCGTTTCTGCACCAATCGCAG GTCAGCCCTGTTCTACGTGGACCTCACCGGGGGGAAGTGTG AGCTCCTCTCGGACGACTCTGCGGCGGTGTCTTCCCCCCGGCTCAGCCCAGACCAGTGTCGCATTGTCTACCTGCGGTACCCATCTCTTGTCCCTCATCATCAGTGTAGCCAGTTGTGTCTG TATGACTGGTACACCAAGATCACCTCGGTGGTGGTGGACGTCGTGCCTCGGCAGTTGGGAG AGAACTTCTCTGGGATCTACTGCAGCCTTCTGCCTCTGGGATGCTGGTCAGCTGACAGCCGAAGAGTGGTTTTCGACTCAGCTCAGCGCAGCCGGCAG GACCTGTTTGCTGTGGACACCCAGACAGGCAGTGTGACAGCCCTGATGGCTG GGGGGTCCTGTGGAAGCTGGAAGCTGCTCACAATCGACCGGGACCTTCTGGTGGCACAGTTCTCCACGCCCAGCCTGCCCCCAAGCCTG AAAGTTGGGTTCCTGCCTCCTGCGGGGAAAGAGCAGACAGTGCAGTGGGTGTCTCTGGAGGAGGCTGAGCCCATTCCTGACATCTCCTGGGGCATCCGGGTACTACAGCCCCCCCCAGAGCAAGAGAACTCACAGTACG GGGGCCCCCACTCATCCTTTGTCACTGCCTGGATGCTGTTTCCAGCCTTGCTATGCAAGATGGGCTTTGCAGTGCTGCTAG TAAACTATCGCGGCTCCACGGGCTTTGGCCAGGACAGCATCCTCTCTCTTCCCGGCAATGTGGGCCACCAGGATGTGAAGGATGTCCAG TTTGCAGTGGAGCAGGTGCTCCAGGAGGAACGCTTTGACGCAGGCCGTGTGGCCCTTATGGGCGGTTCCCACGGTGGCTTCCTCTCCTGCCACCTGATTGGTCAGTACCCAGAAACCTACGGCGCCTGCGTGGCACGGAACCCTGTGATCAACATGGCCTCCATGATGGGCTCCACTGACATCCCGGACTG GTGTGTGGTGGAGGCCGGCTTCCCCTACAGCGGCGACTGCCTGCCAGACCTCAGCGTGTGGGCGGAGATGCTAGACAAGTCGCCCATCAAGTACGCCCCCCAG GTGAAGACGCCACTGTTGCTGATGCTGGGCCAGGAGGACAGGCGCGTGCCCTTCAAACAGGGCCTGGAGTACTACCGTGCCCTCAAGGCCCGGAACGTGCCCGTCCG GCTCCTGCTGTACCCCCAGAGCACCCACACGCTGTCGGAGGTGGGTGTGGAGTCAGACAGCTTCATGAACGCAGCGCTCTGGCTACACACGCACTTGGGCAGCTGA
- the APEH gene encoding acylamino-acid-releasing enzyme isoform X1 — MERQVLLSEPDEAAALYRGLSRQPALSAACLGPEVTTQYGGRYRTVHTEWTQRDLERMESIRFCRQYLVFHDGDSVVFSGPAGNSVETRGELLSRESPSGAMKAVLRKAGGTGPGEEKQFLEVWEKNRKLKSFNLSALEKHGPVYEDDCFGCLSWSHSETHLLYVAEKKRPKAESFFQTKALDIGGSDDEMARLRKPDQAIKGDQFVFYEDWGENMVSKSTPVLCVLDVESGNISVLEGVPESVSPGQAFWAPGDTGVVFVGWWHEPFRLGIRFCTNRRSALFYVDLTGGKCELLSDDSAAVSSPRLSPDQCRIVYLRYPSLVPHHQCSQLCLYDWYTKITSVVVDVVPRQLGENFSGIYCSLLPLGCWSADSRRVVFDSAQRSRQDLFAVDTQTGSVTALMAGGSCGSWKLLTIDRDLLVAQFSTPSLPPSLKVGFLPPAGKEQTVQWVSLEEAEPIPDISWGIRVLQPPPEQENSQYAGLDFEAILLQPTDPPDKTQVPMVVMPHGGPHSSFVTAWMLFPALLCKMGFAVLLVNYRGSTGFGQDSILSLPGNVGHQDVKDVQFAVEQVLQEERFDAGRVALMGGSHGGFLSCHLIGQYPETYGACVARNPVINMASMMGSTDIPDWCVVEAGFPYSGDCLPDLSVWAEMLDKSPIKYAPQVKTPLLLMLGQEDRRVPFKQGLEYYRALKARNVPVRLLLYPQSTHTLSEVGVESDSFMNAALWLHTHLGS; from the exons ATGGAGCGGCAG GTGCTGCTGAGCGAGCCCGACGAGGCGGCGGCGCTGTACCGGGGCCTTAGCCGCCAGCCCGCGCTGAGCGCCGCCTGCCTGGGCCCGGAGGTCACCACGCAGTACGGGGGCCGCTACCGGACGGTGCACACGG AGTGGACCCAGAGGGACCTGGAGCGCATGGAGAGCATCCGATTCTGTCGCCAGTACCTGGTGTTCCATGACGGGGACTCAGTGGTGTTTTCAGGACCTGCGGGCAACAGTGTGGAGACCAGGGGAGA GCTGCTGAGCCGAGAATCTCCTTCAGGCGCCATGAAGGCTGTGCTGCGCAAGGCTGGGGGCACAGGCCCTGGGGAGGAGAAGCAGTTCCTGGAG GTCTGGGAGAAAAACCGGAAGCTCAAGAGCTTCAATCTGTCGGCGCTGGAGAAACATGGGCCCGTGTACGAGGATG ACTGCTTTGGCTGCCTGTCCTGGTCGCACTCAGAGACACACTTGCTGTATGTGGCTGAGAAGAAGCGCCCCAAGGCTGAGTCCTTCTTTCAGACCAAGGCCTTGGACATTGGTGGCAGTGATGACGAGATGGCCAGGCTGAGGAAGCCAGACCAGGCCATCAAG GGAGATCAGTTTGTATTTTATGAAGACTGGGGAGAAAACATGGTTTCCAAAAGCACCCCTGTGCTCTGCGTGCTAGATGTTGAGAGTGGCAACATCTCTGTGCTCGAGGGGGTCCCTGAGAGTGTGTCCCCTGGACAG GCATTCTGGGCCCCCGGAGACACAGGCGTGGTGTTTGTGGGCTGGTGGCATGAACCCTTCCGGCTGGGCATCCGTTTCTGCACCAATCGCAG GTCAGCCCTGTTCTACGTGGACCTCACCGGGGGGAAGTGTG AGCTCCTCTCGGACGACTCTGCGGCGGTGTCTTCCCCCCGGCTCAGCCCAGACCAGTGTCGCATTGTCTACCTGCGGTACCCATCTCTTGTCCCTCATCATCAGTGTAGCCAGTTGTGTCTG TATGACTGGTACACCAAGATCACCTCGGTGGTGGTGGACGTCGTGCCTCGGCAGTTGGGAG AGAACTTCTCTGGGATCTACTGCAGCCTTCTGCCTCTGGGATGCTGGTCAGCTGACAGCCGAAGAGTGGTTTTCGACTCAGCTCAGCGCAGCCGGCAG GACCTGTTTGCTGTGGACACCCAGACAGGCAGTGTGACAGCCCTGATGGCTG GGGGGTCCTGTGGAAGCTGGAAGCTGCTCACAATCGACCGGGACCTTCTGGTGGCACAGTTCTCCACGCCCAGCCTGCCCCCAAGCCTG AAAGTTGGGTTCCTGCCTCCTGCGGGGAAAGAGCAGACAGTGCAGTGGGTGTCTCTGGAGGAGGCTGAGCCCATTCCTGACATCTCCTGGGGCATCCGGGTACTACAGCCCCCCCCAGAGCAAGAGAACTCACAGTACG CTGGCCTAGACTTTGAAGCGATCCTTCTGCAGCCCACCGATCCTCCAGATAAGACCCAAGTGCCCATGGTGGTCATGCCCCATG GGGGCCCCCACTCATCCTTTGTCACTGCCTGGATGCTGTTTCCAGCCTTGCTATGCAAGATGGGCTTTGCAGTGCTGCTAG TAAACTATCGCGGCTCCACGGGCTTTGGCCAGGACAGCATCCTCTCTCTTCCCGGCAATGTGGGCCACCAGGATGTGAAGGATGTCCAG TTTGCAGTGGAGCAGGTGCTCCAGGAGGAACGCTTTGACGCAGGCCGTGTGGCCCTTATGGGCGGTTCCCACGGTGGCTTCCTCTCCTGCCACCTGATTGGTCAGTACCCAGAAACCTACGGCGCCTGCGTGGCACGGAACCCTGTGATCAACATGGCCTCCATGATGGGCTCCACTGACATCCCGGACTG GTGTGTGGTGGAGGCCGGCTTCCCCTACAGCGGCGACTGCCTGCCAGACCTCAGCGTGTGGGCGGAGATGCTAGACAAGTCGCCCATCAAGTACGCCCCCCAG GTGAAGACGCCACTGTTGCTGATGCTGGGCCAGGAGGACAGGCGCGTGCCCTTCAAACAGGGCCTGGAGTACTACCGTGCCCTCAAGGCCCGGAACGTGCCCGTCCG GCTCCTGCTGTACCCCCAGAGCACCCACACGCTGTCGGAGGTGGGTGTGGAGTCAGACAGCTTCATGAACGCAGCGCTCTGGCTACACACGCACTTGGGCAGCTGA
- the APEH gene encoding acylamino-acid-releasing enzyme isoform X2, translated as MERQVRARPAARVVPAARAGPDPEWTQRDLERMESIRFCRQYLVFHDGDSVVFSGPAGNSVETRGELLSRESPSGAMKAVLRKAGGTGPGEEKQFLEVWEKNRKLKSFNLSALEKHGPVYEDDCFGCLSWSHSETHLLYVAEKKRPKAESFFQTKALDIGGSDDEMARLRKPDQAIKGDQFVFYEDWGENMVSKSTPVLCVLDVESGNISVLEGVPESVSPGQAFWAPGDTGVVFVGWWHEPFRLGIRFCTNRRSALFYVDLTGGKCELLSDDSAAVSSPRLSPDQCRIVYLRYPSLVPHHQCSQLCLYDWYTKITSVVVDVVPRQLGENFSGIYCSLLPLGCWSADSRRVVFDSAQRSRQDLFAVDTQTGSVTALMAGGSCGSWKLLTIDRDLLVAQFSTPSLPPSLKVGFLPPAGKEQTVQWVSLEEAEPIPDISWGIRVLQPPPEQENSQYAGLDFEAILLQPTDPPDKTQVPMVVMPHGGPHSSFVTAWMLFPALLCKMGFAVLLVNYRGSTGFGQDSILSLPGNVGHQDVKDVQFAVEQVLQEERFDAGRVALMGGSHGGFLSCHLIGQYPETYGACVARNPVINMASMMGSTDIPDWCVVEAGFPYSGDCLPDLSVWAEMLDKSPIKYAPQVKTPLLLMLGQEDRRVPFKQGLEYYRALKARNVPVRLLLYPQSTHTLSEVGVESDSFMNAALWLHTHLGS; from the exons ATGGAGCGGCAGGTGAGGGCTCGGCCCGCGGCTCGCGTGGTCCCCGCAGCCCGGGCCGGGCCTGACCCAG AGTGGACCCAGAGGGACCTGGAGCGCATGGAGAGCATCCGATTCTGTCGCCAGTACCTGGTGTTCCATGACGGGGACTCAGTGGTGTTTTCAGGACCTGCGGGCAACAGTGTGGAGACCAGGGGAGA GCTGCTGAGCCGAGAATCTCCTTCAGGCGCCATGAAGGCTGTGCTGCGCAAGGCTGGGGGCACAGGCCCTGGGGAGGAGAAGCAGTTCCTGGAG GTCTGGGAGAAAAACCGGAAGCTCAAGAGCTTCAATCTGTCGGCGCTGGAGAAACATGGGCCCGTGTACGAGGATG ACTGCTTTGGCTGCCTGTCCTGGTCGCACTCAGAGACACACTTGCTGTATGTGGCTGAGAAGAAGCGCCCCAAGGCTGAGTCCTTCTTTCAGACCAAGGCCTTGGACATTGGTGGCAGTGATGACGAGATGGCCAGGCTGAGGAAGCCAGACCAGGCCATCAAG GGAGATCAGTTTGTATTTTATGAAGACTGGGGAGAAAACATGGTTTCCAAAAGCACCCCTGTGCTCTGCGTGCTAGATGTTGAGAGTGGCAACATCTCTGTGCTCGAGGGGGTCCCTGAGAGTGTGTCCCCTGGACAG GCATTCTGGGCCCCCGGAGACACAGGCGTGGTGTTTGTGGGCTGGTGGCATGAACCCTTCCGGCTGGGCATCCGTTTCTGCACCAATCGCAG GTCAGCCCTGTTCTACGTGGACCTCACCGGGGGGAAGTGTG AGCTCCTCTCGGACGACTCTGCGGCGGTGTCTTCCCCCCGGCTCAGCCCAGACCAGTGTCGCATTGTCTACCTGCGGTACCCATCTCTTGTCCCTCATCATCAGTGTAGCCAGTTGTGTCTG TATGACTGGTACACCAAGATCACCTCGGTGGTGGTGGACGTCGTGCCTCGGCAGTTGGGAG AGAACTTCTCTGGGATCTACTGCAGCCTTCTGCCTCTGGGATGCTGGTCAGCTGACAGCCGAAGAGTGGTTTTCGACTCAGCTCAGCGCAGCCGGCAG GACCTGTTTGCTGTGGACACCCAGACAGGCAGTGTGACAGCCCTGATGGCTG GGGGGTCCTGTGGAAGCTGGAAGCTGCTCACAATCGACCGGGACCTTCTGGTGGCACAGTTCTCCACGCCCAGCCTGCCCCCAAGCCTG AAAGTTGGGTTCCTGCCTCCTGCGGGGAAAGAGCAGACAGTGCAGTGGGTGTCTCTGGAGGAGGCTGAGCCCATTCCTGACATCTCCTGGGGCATCCGGGTACTACAGCCCCCCCCAGAGCAAGAGAACTCACAGTACG CTGGCCTAGACTTTGAAGCGATCCTTCTGCAGCCCACCGATCCTCCAGATAAGACCCAAGTGCCCATGGTGGTCATGCCCCATG GGGGCCCCCACTCATCCTTTGTCACTGCCTGGATGCTGTTTCCAGCCTTGCTATGCAAGATGGGCTTTGCAGTGCTGCTAG TAAACTATCGCGGCTCCACGGGCTTTGGCCAGGACAGCATCCTCTCTCTTCCCGGCAATGTGGGCCACCAGGATGTGAAGGATGTCCAG TTTGCAGTGGAGCAGGTGCTCCAGGAGGAACGCTTTGACGCAGGCCGTGTGGCCCTTATGGGCGGTTCCCACGGTGGCTTCCTCTCCTGCCACCTGATTGGTCAGTACCCAGAAACCTACGGCGCCTGCGTGGCACGGAACCCTGTGATCAACATGGCCTCCATGATGGGCTCCACTGACATCCCGGACTG GTGTGTGGTGGAGGCCGGCTTCCCCTACAGCGGCGACTGCCTGCCAGACCTCAGCGTGTGGGCGGAGATGCTAGACAAGTCGCCCATCAAGTACGCCCCCCAG GTGAAGACGCCACTGTTGCTGATGCTGGGCCAGGAGGACAGGCGCGTGCCCTTCAAACAGGGCCTGGAGTACTACCGTGCCCTCAAGGCCCGGAACGTGCCCGTCCG GCTCCTGCTGTACCCCCAGAGCACCCACACGCTGTCGGAGGTGGGTGTGGAGTCAGACAGCTTCATGAACGCAGCGCTCTGGCTACACACGCACTTGGGCAGCTGA